A genomic window from Corynebacterium fournieri includes:
- the secD gene encoding protein translocase subunit SecD, whose amino-acid sequence MKGKKRWPARALAFFALLVIGVYALVFFTGSKSAEPKLGIDLQGGTRVTLVPQGDEPTSEQLEDARNILENRVNGMGVSGASVVVDGNTIVIEAAGDDTAEIRNIGQTSQLFFRPVLDPPAADSAKVDAVILDMANEWVEYGIFSPQEGQAVMTQLAARKEAAEKEAQKAAENPQGDSQEGKDAAPKDDEAPEEPKDVPQLTAEPLPEPKGPVESAERRQETTDMLRRTRQSTDPTEQFAALTLMSARCMGQVTDPLAGSDKADLPLVACDQNSGQALLLDEVPLLDGVTDPNGPRLTGEQIDTSRNISGGFNPQSSKMEISFAFSQAGQPNGSETWARLTSEMLGKQIAITLDSQVISAPEIQGATPVGSATSITGNFSQEEAESLANNLRYGALPLSFAGENGEPGGTALSVPPSLGQASLKAGLYAGLVGLALVALFVFAYYRLYGLISLASLVVSGVLVYGTLVLLGRWIGYSLDLSGIAGLVIGIGATADSFIVIYERIKDEVRKGKTFRSATASGWERAKDTVITGNMVTLIAAVIIYFLAVGDVKGFAFTMGLTTVFDLVVTFLVTAPLLIIASRSRFWSKPSVNGMGKAFETADARRSQARVTGEQDGVVKQELQPAATNEEI is encoded by the coding sequence ATGAAGGGGAAGAAGCGTTGGCCTGCACGGGCTCTCGCCTTCTTCGCCCTCCTCGTCATCGGCGTCTACGCCCTAGTCTTTTTCACCGGCAGCAAGTCTGCTGAGCCAAAGCTCGGCATCGACCTGCAGGGCGGAACCCGCGTCACGCTGGTCCCGCAAGGCGACGAGCCGACGTCCGAGCAGCTGGAAGACGCACGCAACATCCTGGAAAACCGCGTCAACGGCATGGGTGTTTCCGGCGCGTCTGTCGTCGTGGACGGCAACACCATCGTCATCGAGGCGGCCGGCGACGACACGGCTGAGATCCGCAACATCGGCCAGACCTCCCAGCTGTTCTTCCGCCCGGTGTTGGACCCGCCAGCCGCGGACAGTGCCAAGGTCGACGCCGTGATCCTGGACATGGCCAACGAGTGGGTTGAATACGGCATCTTCTCCCCGCAGGAGGGGCAGGCTGTGATGACGCAGCTCGCCGCGCGCAAGGAAGCGGCGGAGAAGGAGGCGCAGAAGGCCGCAGAGAATCCGCAGGGCGACTCGCAGGAGGGCAAGGATGCCGCTCCGAAGGACGATGAAGCGCCGGAGGAGCCTAAGGATGTACCGCAACTGACGGCGGAGCCGCTGCCGGAGCCCAAGGGACCGGTGGAGTCCGCAGAGCGCCGCCAGGAAACCACGGACATGCTGCGCCGCACCCGCCAGTCCACCGACCCGACCGAGCAGTTCGCCGCGCTGACGCTGATGTCCGCGCGATGCATGGGCCAAGTCACCGACCCGCTTGCCGGCTCCGACAAGGCGGATCTGCCGCTTGTCGCGTGTGACCAGAATTCCGGCCAGGCGCTGCTTCTCGACGAGGTTCCCTTGCTCGACGGTGTGACTGACCCGAACGGCCCGCGCCTGACCGGCGAGCAGATCGACACCTCCCGCAACATCAGCGGCGGCTTTAACCCGCAGTCCAGCAAGATGGAGATCAGCTTCGCCTTCAGCCAGGCAGGCCAGCCCAACGGCTCTGAAACGTGGGCTCGCCTGACCAGCGAGATGCTGGGGAAGCAGATCGCCATCACCCTGGACTCCCAGGTCATCTCTGCACCTGAGATTCAGGGAGCTACCCCGGTCGGTTCCGCGACCTCCATCACGGGCAACTTCTCGCAGGAAGAAGCTGAGAGTCTGGCGAACAACCTGCGCTACGGCGCTCTGCCGCTGTCCTTCGCCGGTGAAAACGGCGAGCCGGGCGGCACCGCGTTGTCGGTTCCTCCGTCACTCGGCCAAGCCTCGTTGAAGGCAGGCCTCTACGCGGGCCTGGTGGGCCTTGCCCTGGTGGCACTGTTCGTCTTCGCTTACTACCGCCTGTACGGCCTGATCTCGCTTGCTTCCCTGGTCGTCTCCGGCGTGCTGGTTTACGGCACGCTGGTGTTGCTGGGCCGCTGGATCGGCTACTCGCTGGACCTGTCCGGCATTGCCGGTCTGGTCATCGGCATCGGCGCGACTGCCGACTCCTTCATCGTCATCTACGAGCGCATCAAGGACGAGGTGCGAAAGGGCAAGACCTTCCGCTCGGCCACCGCTTCTGGTTGGGAGCGTGCGAAGGACACCGTGATCACAGGCAACATGGTCACCCTCATCGCCGCGGTGATCATCTACTTCCTGGCCGTGGGCGACGTGAAGGGCTTTGCGTTCACCATGGGTCTGACAACCGTGTTCGACCTGGTTGTCACCTTCCTGGTCACCGCGCCGCTGCTGATCATCGCCTCGCGCAGCCGCTTCTGGTCCAAGCCGTCCGTCAACGGCATGGGCAAGGCATTTGAGACCGCCGACGCACGTCGCTCGCAGGCGCGCGTCACGGGGGAACAGGATGGCGTCGTAAAGCAAGAGCTCCAGCCGGCCGCAACGAATGAGGAGATCTAG
- a CDS encoding YebC/PmpR family DNA-binding transcriptional regulator, whose protein sequence is MSGHSKWATTKHKKAANDAKRSKLWAKMIKDIEVAARTGGGDPAANPTLDDMIRKAKKASVPNDNIERARKRGSGEEAGGSNWETVMYEGYGNNGVAVLIECLTDNRNRAATEVRTAMTKNGGNLGESGSVGYMFERTGVVTIQKGELSEDDVLMAVLDAGAEEVKDLGEEFEITCKPTDLPAVREALTGEGIEIEDAGQEFRADVEVELDAEGAKKMMRLIDALEDSDDVQNVYTNMNISDEVAAQLED, encoded by the coding sequence ATGTCGGGCCACTCAAAGTGGGCAACCACCAAGCACAAGAAGGCCGCGAACGACGCGAAGCGTTCCAAGCTGTGGGCGAAGATGATTAAGGACATCGAGGTCGCGGCTCGTACCGGCGGTGGCGATCCGGCCGCGAACCCCACTCTGGACGACATGATCCGCAAGGCCAAGAAGGCCTCTGTGCCGAACGACAACATCGAGCGTGCGCGTAAGCGCGGCTCCGGTGAGGAAGCTGGCGGCTCGAACTGGGAGACCGTCATGTACGAGGGCTACGGCAACAACGGTGTTGCCGTGCTGATCGAGTGCCTGACCGACAACCGCAACCGCGCCGCCACCGAGGTTCGCACGGCGATGACCAAGAACGGCGGCAACCTTGGCGAGTCCGGTTCGGTCGGTTACATGTTCGAGCGCACCGGTGTGGTGACAATCCAGAAGGGCGAGCTGAGCGAGGACGACGTGCTCATGGCGGTGCTCGATGCCGGCGCCGAGGAGGTCAAAGACCTGGGCGAGGAGTTCGAGATCACCTGTAAGCCGACGGATCTCCCGGCGGTGCGTGAGGCGCTGACGGGCGAGGGCATCGAGATCGAGGATGCTGGCCAGGAGTTCCGCGCGGACGTGGAGGTAGAGCTGGACGCTGAGGGCGCGAAGAAGATGATGCGTCTGATCGACGCGTTGGAGGACTCCGACGACGTGCAAAACGTTTACACCAACATGAACATCTCTGACGAGGTTGCAGCACAGCTGGAGGACTAG
- the ruvA gene encoding Holliday junction branch migration protein RuvA produces the protein MIDSLHGEVLSIGLDHGVIECSGVGYRFLATPQTLGRLTRGEQCRVMTSMVVKDDGVTLYGFGDTEAREMFHKLQSVSGLGPKLALAALSVFDPGELSLRIASSDTKAIQSIPGVGKKMAERIALELKDKVEAFIPARGESGPAKAAASSAGTSLASEQVVEALVGLGFQERSARPVVEALVEAEPEESASVLLRRALSQLGKK, from the coding sequence ATGATTGACTCCTTGCACGGCGAAGTGCTCTCCATCGGACTCGACCACGGTGTCATCGAGTGCTCCGGCGTGGGCTACCGGTTCTTGGCCACTCCGCAGACGCTGGGGAGGTTAACTCGCGGCGAGCAGTGCAGGGTGATGACGTCCATGGTCGTCAAAGACGACGGGGTCACACTGTACGGTTTCGGCGACACCGAAGCGCGGGAGATGTTTCACAAGCTGCAGTCGGTTTCCGGGCTGGGGCCGAAGCTCGCGCTCGCGGCGCTGTCCGTGTTCGACCCGGGGGAGCTGTCTTTGCGCATCGCCAGCTCGGACACGAAGGCCATCCAATCCATCCCTGGGGTGGGTAAGAAGATGGCGGAGCGCATCGCGCTCGAGCTCAAGGACAAGGTTGAGGCCTTCATCCCGGCCCGTGGCGAATCTGGCCCGGCCAAAGCAGCGGCCTCGAGCGCGGGGACCTCGTTGGCGTCTGAACAGGTAGTGGAAGCACTTGTGGGCCTGGGCTTCCAGGAACGCTCTGCCCGTCCCGTCGTGGAGGCGCTGGTGGAGGCAGAGCCGGAGGAATCCGCGTCCGTGCTGTTGCGCCGCGCGTTGAGCCAGCTGGGCAAGAAGTAA
- the ruvB gene encoding Holliday junction branch migration DNA helicase RuvB: MSDVEKTEFALPDGFAAKSPSPVDAHAQADEHDIERSLRPKSIKEFIGQPKVREQLNLVLAGARSRGVTPDHILLSGPPGLGKTTMAMIVAQELGTSLRMTSGPALERAGDLAAMLSNLMEGDVLFIDEIHRIARPAEEMLYMAMEDFRIDVIVGKGPGATSIPLEIPPFTLVGATTRAGMLTGPLRDRFGFTAQMEFYDVEDLTKVVSRAATILGVRIDNDAAVEIASRSRGTPRIANRLLRRVRDWADVHGDGNVDLAAARAALDVFDVDELGLDRLDRAVLDALIRGHGGGPVGVGTLAIAVGEEPATIEEVCEPYLVRAGLMSRTGRGRVATAAAWEHLGLQAPPDAPGQMSLY, encoded by the coding sequence GTGTCGGACGTGGAAAAGACTGAATTTGCTCTCCCAGACGGGTTCGCCGCGAAGTCTCCGTCGCCGGTGGATGCCCACGCGCAGGCGGACGAGCACGACATCGAGCGCTCGCTGCGACCGAAGTCCATCAAGGAGTTCATCGGGCAGCCGAAAGTGCGCGAGCAGCTCAACTTGGTTCTCGCCGGCGCCCGCAGTCGCGGAGTGACCCCGGACCACATCTTGCTTTCCGGCCCGCCCGGCTTGGGCAAGACAACCATGGCCATGATCGTGGCGCAGGAGCTGGGCACGTCGCTGCGCATGACCTCGGGCCCGGCTCTCGAACGGGCCGGCGATCTCGCTGCGATGCTGTCGAACCTCATGGAGGGCGACGTGCTGTTTATCGACGAGATCCACCGCATCGCCCGCCCGGCGGAAGAGATGCTGTACATGGCGATGGAGGACTTCCGCATCGACGTCATCGTCGGAAAAGGTCCCGGTGCCACCTCGATTCCGCTGGAGATTCCGCCGTTTACCCTCGTCGGTGCGACCACGCGCGCGGGCATGCTCACCGGTCCACTGCGTGACCGTTTCGGGTTTACCGCGCAGATGGAGTTCTACGACGTTGAGGATCTGACCAAGGTGGTCAGCCGTGCCGCGACGATTCTGGGCGTGCGCATCGACAACGATGCGGCAGTAGAAATCGCGTCGCGCTCCCGAGGCACCCCGCGTATTGCCAACCGTCTGCTGCGTCGCGTGCGCGACTGGGCGGACGTGCACGGGGACGGCAACGTCGACCTTGCAGCTGCGCGTGCAGCGCTCGACGTGTTCGACGTCGACGAACTCGGGTTAGACCGGCTTGATAGGGCTGTGCTGGACGCGCTGATCCGCGGGCACGGCGGGGGACCGGTCGGCGTCGGCACGCTGGCGATTGCCGTGGGTGAAGAACCGGCAACGATCGAGGAGGTGTGCGAGCCGTATCTCGTGCGTGCTGGACTCATGTCGCGCACCGGACGCGGCCGCGTCGCCACCGCCGCGGCGTGGGAGCACCTCGGTTTGCAGGCGCCGCCTGACGCCCCGGGGCAAATGTCACTTTATTAA
- the ruvC gene encoding crossover junction endodeoxyribonuclease RuvC — protein MSLEGLRVMGIDPGLTRCGLSVVQAGRGRQIIPIAVGVVRTPSTAELAERLLRISRAVGEWIDDYQPDVIAMERIFERGNVSTVMHTAHAVGVMVLAAAERGIPVHMYTPSEVKKAISGNGRADKKQMTVMITRILGLSEAPKPADAADALAIAVCHCWRAPLIARTNQLSMKAANQ, from the coding sequence ATGTCGCTTGAAGGCTTGCGCGTCATGGGCATCGACCCGGGGTTGACCCGGTGCGGTCTGTCTGTGGTTCAGGCGGGGCGCGGGCGGCAGATCATTCCCATTGCGGTCGGTGTGGTGCGCACGCCGTCCACCGCCGAGCTTGCAGAGCGCCTGCTGCGAATCTCGCGTGCGGTGGGCGAGTGGATCGACGACTACCAGCCGGACGTCATCGCCATGGAGCGCATCTTCGAACGCGGCAACGTCTCTACGGTCATGCATACTGCACACGCGGTGGGTGTGATGGTGCTCGCCGCGGCGGAGCGTGGGATTCCGGTGCACATGTACACCCCATCTGAGGTGAAAAAAGCGATCTCCGGCAACGGCCGTGCGGACAAAAAGCAGATGACGGTGATGATCACCCGCATCTTGGGGCTGTCTGAGGCGCCCAAGCCGGCGGACGCGGCGGACGCGCTGGCCATCGCGGTGTGCCACTGCTGGCGCGCACCGCTGATCGCACGTACTAACCAGCTCTCTATGAAGGCGGCGAACCAATGA
- a CDS encoding glycosyltransferase family 4 protein, with product MRVGLVCPYSFDEPGGVQAHVLELAQQLRNAGHHAEVLGPASEATPLPEWVTRGGPAVPVRYNGSVARLSFGPQVRWTTRQFIEQGGFDILHVHEPNSPSYSMAATRTATGPLVATYHASAESSYALKLALPALRGSLEKIRAGIAVSEEAWRWQAEQVGTDPVIIPNGVDTSRFAAARRAIAEDGDVEVAFLGRLDEPRKGLDVFLDAVAMLPQRPRVTVMGAGTARAVDGVTFTGRVTEEKKAAILGRADIFVAPNLGSESFGIILVEAMAAGCAVVASDIPAFAAVCGQDAGLLFPPGDTVALARKIQMLIDDVPLRTRQSNQGSERAKQFDWSVVTGQVLAVYEAVSVDEKVGVERWL from the coding sequence GTGCGAGTCGGTTTGGTGTGCCCCTACTCCTTCGATGAACCCGGGGGAGTTCAAGCCCACGTGCTTGAACTAGCGCAGCAACTGCGAAATGCGGGGCATCACGCCGAGGTGCTCGGCCCGGCATCCGAGGCAACGCCGTTGCCGGAGTGGGTCACCCGCGGCGGCCCCGCGGTACCAGTGCGCTACAACGGCTCCGTGGCGCGGCTGTCCTTCGGCCCGCAAGTGCGGTGGACCACCCGCCAATTCATCGAGCAGGGCGGCTTTGACATCCTCCACGTCCACGAACCGAATTCGCCGAGCTATTCCATGGCGGCCACGCGCACGGCCACCGGGCCGCTCGTTGCTACCTATCACGCCTCGGCAGAGTCGTCCTACGCGCTGAAACTGGCCCTGCCCGCGTTGCGCGGCAGCCTGGAAAAGATTCGCGCCGGTATCGCAGTCAGCGAGGAGGCATGGCGCTGGCAGGCAGAGCAGGTGGGCACCGATCCCGTGATCATTCCCAATGGGGTGGACACTTCCCGGTTTGCCGCCGCCCGCCGGGCAATCGCGGAGGACGGTGATGTTGAGGTGGCGTTTTTGGGCCGGTTGGACGAACCCCGCAAGGGTCTCGACGTCTTCCTCGACGCGGTGGCGATGCTCCCGCAGCGTCCACGGGTCACTGTCATGGGCGCTGGCACCGCGCGCGCCGTTGACGGCGTCACGTTCACGGGTCGCGTCACTGAGGAGAAAAAGGCCGCGATTTTGGGTCGTGCCGACATCTTTGTCGCTCCGAACCTGGGCAGTGAGTCCTTCGGCATCATTTTGGTCGAAGCGATGGCGGCGGGCTGCGCGGTCGTCGCCAGCGACATCCCCGCGTTTGCGGCAGTGTGCGGCCAGGATGCCGGGTTGCTGTTTCCACCGGGAGACACTGTAGCGCTCGCCAGGAAAATACAGATGCTTATCGACGACGTCCCGTTGCGCACCCGCCAGTCCAACCAGGGGAGCGAACGGGCCAAGCAGTTCGACTGGTCGGTGGTGACCGGTCAGGTGCTCGCGGTCTACGAGGCTGTGTCCGTCGACGAGAAGGTAGGGGTGGAACGGTGGCTGTGA